A region from the Brassica napus cultivar Da-Ae chromosome C8, Da-Ae, whole genome shotgun sequence genome encodes:
- the LOC111206492 gene encoding BAG family molecular chaperone regulator 4-like, which translates to MNNNSTDDSEWEVRPGGMLVQRRDDSASSSDPQHPAVFGQAIRINVSHGSSHHDLHVSAHATFGDVKKALVQKTGLEAADLKILFRGVEKDDAEQLQASGVKDGSKVVLVEEPMKRVEQVEQPPVMTEEMAKSIAAVKAVSGEIDKLSDKVVALEVSVNGGTKVAVEEFDMTVELLMRQLLKLDGIEAEGEARVLRKAEVRRVQKLQEAVDTLKGRCSNPFVDQSKAAAVSTEWETFGSGVGSLNPPPPASPSANVTQDWEKFD; encoded by the exons ATGAATAATAACTCAACCGACGATTCGGAGTGGGAAGTGAGACCTGGTGGTATGCTCGTCCAACGAAGAGACGACTCTGCCTCCTCCTCCGACCCTCAACATCCCGCCGTTTTCGGCCAGGCCATCAGGATCAACGTTTCCCATGGCTCCTCGCACCACGATCTTCACGTCTCTGCTCACGCCACTTTCG GGGATGTGAAGAAAGCCCTTGTCCAGAAAACTGGATTAGAGGCTGCTGATCTGAAGATCTTGTTCAGGGGAGTTGAGAAAGATGACGCTGAGCAACTGCAAGCTTCTGGTGTTAAGGATGGGTCTAAGGTTGTCCTCGTGGAGGAACCTATGAAGAGAGTGGAACAAGTTGAACAGCCTCCAGTGATGACTGAAGAGATGGCTAAGTCTATTGCTGCAGTTAAAGCTGTCTCAGGAGAGATCGATAAGCTCTCCGATAAG gttgTTGCTTTGGAAGTTTCTGTTAATGGAGGGACGAAAGTTGCGGTGGAGGAGTTTGACATGACTGTTGAGCTTCTCATGAGGCAGTTGCTCAAGTTGGATGGTATAGAGGCAGAAGGGGAAGCTAGAGTACTGCGAAAGGCAGAG GTACGTAGAGTGCAAAAGTTGCAGGAGGCAGTGGATACGTTGAAGGGAAGATGTTCAAACCCATTTGTGGATCAGAGCAAAGCTGCAGCCGTAAGCACAGAGTGGGAAACATTCGGAAGCGGTGTTGGAAGTTTGAACCCTCCTCCTCCAGCTTCTCCTTCTGCTAATGTAACTCAAGACTGGGAGAAATTTGACTGA
- the LOC111206493 gene encoding cytochrome c-type biogenesis protein CcmE homolog, mitochondrial: MAARFMLRRSSQILRSAQRHPQIFESPPTILHSLTTASPDLSRLSSHTLLRSLSTLRRGPARPKKIDIGAKARQMQNRRLWTYALTFSCIAGFVVIVLNQFQDQLVFYLTPSDAMEKFAANPTKNKFRLGGLVLEGSVAQPAASQEMEFVITDLITDILVRYKGSLPDLFREGHSVVVEGFIKPFSDEVRKEVSTKPVSGKARGLDCFFSATEVLAKHDEKYMPQEVAAAIEKNKKIIEANHASEEAAKVAS; this comes from the coding sequence ATGGCGGCCAGATTCATGCTCCGTCGGAGTTCTCAGATCCTCCGATCTGCTCAAAGACATCCTCAAATCTTCGAATCTCCGCCGACGATCCTCCACTCGTTGACCACCGCCTCACCAGATCTCTCGCGACTCTCTTCCCACACCCTCCTCCGATCTCTCTCCACCCTCCGCCGCGGCCCAGCCCGCCCCAAGAAGATCGACATAGGAGCGAAAGCGCGCCAGATGCAGAACCGCCGCCTATGGACCTACGCGCTAACGTTCAGCTGCATCGCGGGCTTCGTGGTGATCGTCCTCAACCAGTTCCAAGACCAGCTCGTCTTCTACCTAACCCCCTCCGACGCCATGGAGAAATTCGCGGCGAATCCGacgaagaacaagttcaggctCGGGGGCCTGGTCCTCGAAGGCAGCGTGGCTCAGCCCGCGGCGTCTCAGGAGATGGAGTTCGTGATCACCGATCTGATTACGGATATTCTGGTGAGGTACAAAGGCTCCTTGCCTGATCTGTTCAGGGAAGGCCACTCTGTTGTGGTTGAAGGTTTTATCAAGCCGTTTAGTGATGAGGTGAGGAAGGAGGTGTCGACGAAGCCTGTCTCCGGGAAGGCGAGGGGGCTTGATTGTTTCTTCTCGGCGACGGAGGTTTTGGCTAAGCATGATGAGAAGTATATGCCTCAGGAGGTTGCGGCGGCGATtgagaagaataagaagatTATTGAAGCTAACCACGCGAGTGAAGAGGCTGCTAAAGTTGCTTCTTAG
- the LOC106383955 gene encoding ERBB-3 BINDING PROTEIN 1-like isoform X1, giving the protein MSSDDERDEKELDLTSPEVVTKYKSAAEIVNKALQVVLAECKPKAKIVDICEKGDAFINEQAGSMYKNVKKKIDRGVAFPTCVSVNNTVGHFSPLASDETVLEEGDMVKIDMGCHIDGFIALVAHTHVIQEGPVTGRKADVIAAANTAAEVALRLVRPGKKNHAVTEAIQKVAEAYDCKIVEGVISHQMKQNVIDASKSFLSVSTPETRVDDAEFEENEVYAIDIVASTGDGKPKLLDEKQTTVYKKDAAVNYQLKMKASRFIISEIKEKFPHMPFTARSLEEKRARLGLVECVNHGHLQPYPVLYEKPGDFVAQIKFTVLLMPNGSDRITSHTLQEIQPTKTIDDPEIKGWLALGIKKKKGGGKKKKAAKKAGEASTEAEPVEASSTAQE; this is encoded by the exons ATGAGTTCAGACGATGAGAGAGACGAGAAGGAGCTGGATCTCACCTCCCCTGAAGTCGTCACCAAGTACAAGAGCGCCGCTGAGATCGTCAACA AGGCGTTGCAGGTGGTCTTAGCTGAATGCAAGCCAAAAGCTAAGATTGTCGATATCTGCGAGAAGGGAGACGCCTTTATCAATGA gcaagcAGGGAGCATGTACAAGAATGTCAAGAAGAAGATTGATCGAGGCGTCGCTTTTCCCACGTGTGTTTCCGTTAACAACACTGTTGGTCATTTCTCTCCCCTCGCCAGCGACGAGACTGTGTTGGAAGAGGGTGATATGGTCAAAAT TGATATGGGATGTCATATTGATGGGTTCATTGCTCTTGTTGCCCACACACATGTTATCCAAGAAGGGCCCGTTACTGGACGCAAAGCTGATGTTATTGCAGCTGCTAATACTGCCGCTGAAGTTGCCTTGAGGCTCGTACGTCCTGGGAAGAAG AACCATGCTGTCACTGAAGCTATTCAGAAGGTGGCTGAAGCTTATGACTGCAAAATTGTGGAAGGGGTTATCTCCCACCAGATGAAACAGAACGTGATAGATGCAAGCAAGAGTTTCCTAAGTGTATCCACTCCAGAAACAAGAGTCGATGATGCTGAGTTTGAAGAGAATGAAGTCTATGCAATAGATATTGTGGCAAGCACTGGTGATGGCAAG CCAAAGCTTTTAGACGAGAAGCAAACAACTGTTTACAAGAAGGATGCAGCTGTTAACTATCAGTTGAAGATGAAGGCCTCCAGATTCATAATCAGCGAGATTAAAGAGAAGTTCCCCCATATGCCATTCACTGCAAG GTCACTTGAGGAGAAGAGGGCACGTCTTGGACTTGTGGAGTGTGTGAACCATGGTCATCTACAGCCATATCCTGTTCTCTACGAGAAGCCTG GTGATTTTGTTGCCCAGATTAAATTCACAGTTTTGCTGATGCCAAATGGATCAGACAGGATCACTTCACATACTCTTCAAGAGATTCAACCTACGAAGACCATCGATGACCCTGAGATCAAAGGGTGGTTAGCCTTGggtatcaagaagaagaagggtggtggaaagaagaagaaag CAGCGAAGAAGGCAGGAGAGGCCTCAACTGAGGCTGAGCCAGTGGAAGCAAGTAGCACTGCTCAAGAATGA
- the LOC106383955 gene encoding ERBB-3 BINDING PROTEIN 1-like isoform X2 encodes MSSDDERDEKELDLTSPEVVTKYKSAAEIVNKALQVVLAECKPKAKIVDICEKGDAFINEQAGSMYKNVKKKIDRGVAFPTCVSVNNTVGHFSPLASDETVLEEGDMVKIDMGCHIDGFIALVAHTHVIQEGPVTGRKADVIAAANTAAEVALRLVRPGKKNHAVTEAIQKVAEAYDCKIVEGVISHQMKQNVIDASKSFLSVSTPETRVDDAEFEENEVYAIDIVASTGDGKPKLLDEKQTTVYKKDAAVNYQLKMKASRFIISEIKEKFPHMPFTARSLEEKRARLGLVECVNHGHLQPYPVLYEKPGDFVAQIKFTVLLMPNGSDRITSHTLQEIQPTKTIDDPEIKGWLALGIKKKKGGGKKKKAKKAGEASTEAEPVEASSTAQE; translated from the exons ATGAGTTCAGACGATGAGAGAGACGAGAAGGAGCTGGATCTCACCTCCCCTGAAGTCGTCACCAAGTACAAGAGCGCCGCTGAGATCGTCAACA AGGCGTTGCAGGTGGTCTTAGCTGAATGCAAGCCAAAAGCTAAGATTGTCGATATCTGCGAGAAGGGAGACGCCTTTATCAATGA gcaagcAGGGAGCATGTACAAGAATGTCAAGAAGAAGATTGATCGAGGCGTCGCTTTTCCCACGTGTGTTTCCGTTAACAACACTGTTGGTCATTTCTCTCCCCTCGCCAGCGACGAGACTGTGTTGGAAGAGGGTGATATGGTCAAAAT TGATATGGGATGTCATATTGATGGGTTCATTGCTCTTGTTGCCCACACACATGTTATCCAAGAAGGGCCCGTTACTGGACGCAAAGCTGATGTTATTGCAGCTGCTAATACTGCCGCTGAAGTTGCCTTGAGGCTCGTACGTCCTGGGAAGAAG AACCATGCTGTCACTGAAGCTATTCAGAAGGTGGCTGAAGCTTATGACTGCAAAATTGTGGAAGGGGTTATCTCCCACCAGATGAAACAGAACGTGATAGATGCAAGCAAGAGTTTCCTAAGTGTATCCACTCCAGAAACAAGAGTCGATGATGCTGAGTTTGAAGAGAATGAAGTCTATGCAATAGATATTGTGGCAAGCACTGGTGATGGCAAG CCAAAGCTTTTAGACGAGAAGCAAACAACTGTTTACAAGAAGGATGCAGCTGTTAACTATCAGTTGAAGATGAAGGCCTCCAGATTCATAATCAGCGAGATTAAAGAGAAGTTCCCCCATATGCCATTCACTGCAAG GTCACTTGAGGAGAAGAGGGCACGTCTTGGACTTGTGGAGTGTGTGAACCATGGTCATCTACAGCCATATCCTGTTCTCTACGAGAAGCCTG GTGATTTTGTTGCCCAGATTAAATTCACAGTTTTGCTGATGCCAAATGGATCAGACAGGATCACTTCACATACTCTTCAAGAGATTCAACCTACGAAGACCATCGATGACCCTGAGATCAAAGGGTGGTTAGCCTTGggtatcaagaagaagaagggtggtggaaagaagaagaaag CGAAGAAGGCAGGAGAGGCCTCAACTGAGGCTGAGCCAGTGGAAGCAAGTAGCACTGCTCAAGAATGA